One Dama dama isolate Ldn47 chromosome 31, ASM3311817v1, whole genome shotgun sequence genomic window carries:
- the LOC133049903 gene encoding heterogeneous nuclear ribonucleoprotein A1-like, producing the protein MSKSESPKEPEQLRKLFIGGLSFETTDESLRSHFEQWGTLTDCVVMRDPNTKRSRGFGFVTYATVEEVDAAMNARPHKVDGRVVEPKRAVSREDSQRPGAHLTVKKIFVGGIKEDTEEHHLRDYFEQYGKIEVIEIMTDRGSGKKRGFAFVTFDDHDSVDKIVIQKYHTVNGHNCEVRKALSKQEMASASSSQRGRSGSGNFGGGRGGGFGGNDNFGRGGNFSGRGGFGGSRGGGGYGGSGDGYNGFGNDGSNFGGGGSYNDFGNYNNQSSNFGPMKGGNFGGRSSGPYGGGGQYFAKPRNQGGYGGSSSSSSYGSGRRFYLLPGNKA; encoded by the coding sequence ATGTCTAAATCAGAGTCTCCCAAAGAGCCCGAACAGCTGCGGAAGCTCTTCATCGGAGGATTGAGCTTTGAAACAACTGATGAAAGTCTGAGGAGCCATTTTGAGCAATGGGGAACGCTCACAGACTGTGTGGTAATGAGGGATCCAAACACCAAGCGCTCCAGAGGCTTCGGGTTTGTCACATACGCCACGGTGGAGGAGGTGGATGCGGCCATGAATGCAAGGCCACACAAGGTGGACGGAAGAGTTGTGGAACCAAAGAGGGCCGTGTCAAGAGAAGATTCTCAAAGACCTGGTGCCCACTTAACTGTGAAAAAGATTTTTGTTGGTGGCATTaaagaagacactgaagaacATCACCTGAGAGATTATTTTGAACAGTATGGAAAAATTGAAGTAATTGAAATCATGACTGATCGAGGCAGTGGCAAAAAGAGAGGCTTTGCTTTTGTAACCTTTGATGACCATGACTCTGTAGACAAAATTGTCATTCAGAAATACCACACTGTGAATGGCCACAACTGTGAAGTGAGAAAAGCCCTGTCTAAGCAAGAGatggctagtgcttcatccagccagagaGGTCGAAGTGGTTCTGGAAACTTTGGTGGTGGTCGTGGAGGTGGTTTTGGTGGGAATGACAACTTTGGTCGTGGAGGAAACTTCAGTGGTCGAGGTGGCTTTGGTGGCAGCCGTGGTGGTGGCGGATATGGTGGCAGTGGGGATGGATATAATGGATTTGGTAATGACGGAAGCAATTTTGGAGGTGGTGGAAGCTACAATGATTTTGGCAATTACAACAATCAGTCTTCAAATTTTGGACCCATGAAAGGAGGAAACTTTGGAGGCAGAAGTTCTGGCCCCTATGGTGGTGGAGGCCAATACTTTGCCAAACCACGAAACCAAGG